A single Nocardioides bizhenqiangii DNA region contains:
- a CDS encoding NADPH-dependent F420 reductase, with translation MTTIAILGTGRVSRTLATALLGAGHQVLIGSRDAEAARAGWAGTGVTVTDVADAAGSADVVVNATPGDSSVERLSELRAELAGKVLLDVANASARGADGMPTGLLYPGESLGERLQSALPESKVVKALNTMLFPVMGAPDSLSTPVTVFVSGDDDAAKQVVTGLLTDLGWKPDLILDLGGIKSARAPEAAVEIVPAVLRARGMVPFAITVVG, from the coding sequence ATGACCACCATCGCGATCCTCGGCACCGGCCGGGTGTCCCGCACGCTCGCCACCGCCCTCCTGGGCGCCGGCCACCAGGTGTTGATCGGCAGTCGGGACGCCGAAGCCGCCCGGGCCGGATGGGCAGGCACCGGTGTGACCGTGACCGACGTCGCCGACGCGGCCGGCAGCGCCGACGTCGTCGTCAACGCAACACCAGGGGACTCTTCCGTCGAGCGGTTGAGCGAGCTGCGTGCGGAGCTTGCCGGGAAAGTGCTGCTCGACGTCGCCAACGCCTCGGCGCGCGGCGCCGACGGAATGCCGACGGGGCTCCTCTACCCGGGTGAGAGCCTCGGCGAGCGGCTGCAGAGCGCACTCCCGGAGTCGAAGGTCGTCAAGGCCCTCAACACCATGCTGTTCCCCGTCATGGGCGCACCGGACAGCCTGTCCACGCCGGTCACCGTGTTCGTGTCCGGAGACGACGATGCCGCCAAGCAGGTCGTCACCGGCCTGCTCACCGACCTCGGTTGGAAGCCCGACCTGATCCTCGACCTCGGCGGGATCAAGTCCGCGCGCGCCCCGGAGGCTGCGGTCGAGATCGTGCCCGCCGTGCTCAGGGCACGGGGCATGGTGCCCTTCGCGATCACTGTCGTCGGATGA
- a CDS encoding amidase family protein: protein MSVPLDVAAASLEAWAGASDHRRDAGLQEAGRQAARAAETHGAFITVAQDVGSPSAGELRGVPIAVKDNIDVVGLPTTAGSPLLRGYLPEVDASVVAALKEAGAVVVGKTNMHELAFGITSNNAEFGPVRNPVDRSRVAGGSSGGSAAAVALGVVPVSLGTDTGGSVTIPAAFCGVVGFRPTTGRYPGDGVVNLSWTRDSVGIHGRTVRDVRALDRVIVRDADEDGTPLNRLVLGVPRSRYEGLDERVAAACEQGLEALAASGVQLVDVEVPDDLQIGNGAGLGMVLFEAERTIRWRAAGSEGGERFRTFADIVEHVASPDVRRLAEMIVSEPFAPESYEQARRSRLSLRRGYADMFRTTGVHALVAPAVPVTAPPIGADDVIDVNGEELPTFPTITRNTAPGTVAGVPMLTLPLGRLPTALPVALTFEGAFASDVELLAVGERLEQVLLQRG, encoded by the coding sequence ATGAGCGTCCCGCTCGATGTCGCTGCCGCGTCCCTCGAGGCCTGGGCGGGTGCCAGTGATCACCGGCGGGACGCCGGACTGCAGGAGGCCGGCCGACAGGCCGCCCGAGCGGCCGAGACGCACGGCGCGTTCATCACCGTTGCGCAGGACGTCGGCTCCCCTTCCGCCGGCGAGCTGCGCGGGGTGCCGATCGCGGTGAAGGACAACATCGACGTGGTCGGTCTGCCGACGACGGCCGGAAGCCCGCTCCTTCGCGGCTACCTGCCCGAGGTGGACGCGAGCGTCGTCGCCGCGCTCAAGGAGGCGGGCGCCGTCGTCGTGGGCAAGACCAACATGCACGAGCTCGCCTTCGGCATCACCTCGAACAACGCGGAGTTCGGTCCGGTGCGCAACCCGGTGGACAGGTCGCGGGTCGCCGGCGGCTCCAGCGGTGGCAGCGCGGCGGCGGTGGCCCTGGGCGTCGTCCCCGTCAGTCTCGGCACGGACACCGGCGGCTCGGTGACGATCCCCGCGGCGTTCTGCGGCGTCGTCGGCTTCCGCCCGACGACCGGTCGCTACCCGGGAGACGGCGTGGTGAACCTGTCATGGACCCGCGATTCAGTCGGGATCCACGGGCGCACCGTGCGAGACGTACGCGCGCTGGACCGCGTGATCGTCCGTGACGCCGACGAGGACGGTACGCCGCTGAACCGTCTGGTCCTCGGCGTGCCTCGCTCCAGGTACGAGGGCCTCGACGAAAGGGTCGCCGCCGCCTGCGAGCAGGGGCTCGAGGCGCTGGCCGCCAGCGGCGTGCAGCTGGTGGACGTCGAGGTACCCGACGATCTCCAAATCGGGAACGGCGCGGGGCTGGGAATGGTGCTCTTCGAAGCGGAGCGCACCATCCGGTGGCGCGCCGCCGGCTCCGAGGGCGGCGAGCGGTTCCGCACGTTCGCCGACATCGTCGAGCACGTCGCGTCCCCCGACGTGCGTCGCCTCGCCGAGATGATCGTGTCCGAGCCCTTCGCGCCCGAGTCGTACGAGCAGGCCCGTCGGTCCCGGCTTTCCCTTCGCCGGGGCTACGCCGACATGTTCCGCACGACCGGCGTGCACGCGCTCGTCGCTCCTGCCGTTCCCGTGACCGCCCCTCCGATCGGTGCCGACGACGTCATCGACGTGAACGGCGAGGAGCTGCCGACCTTCCCGACGATCACCCGCAACACCGCTCCCGGAACCGTCGCCGGCGTTCCGATGCTCACGCTCCCTCTCGGGCGCCTCCCCACCGCG
- a CDS encoding inositol monophosphatase family protein: MATERTPETQLDTEDSGDAGLLPDMAAAIKAAGAAMVERTTERPDFRTRSDVVRAIYDNDDASLALLRPRLSSLRPDAGWVDDELESGLLPPGEWWVTDPVEGNINHAHGLPDWGVTATLVRDNVPVATAVHLPLTDETYVAAVGHGARVNGRPLVPSAKRELNAAMVGTGQAAPGESAATFDRIGTSVTVMLNRSMVLRVSVPATLQLLQVAAGRMDAFWQFSQVRSGLLAGALIVAEAGGVVSDTRGRPWDLGSPDFLATTTHLHEAAVAALSTVDRISYDDRPTPT, from the coding sequence GTGGCAACCGAGCGGACGCCGGAGACACAGCTCGACACGGAGGACAGCGGCGACGCCGGCCTGTTGCCGGACATGGCCGCCGCGATCAAGGCCGCCGGCGCCGCGATGGTCGAGCGGACGACCGAACGCCCGGACTTCCGGACCCGTTCAGACGTGGTGCGAGCGATCTACGACAACGACGACGCCTCCCTCGCGCTGCTGAGACCGCGCCTGAGCAGCCTCCGCCCGGATGCGGGTTGGGTGGACGACGAGCTCGAGAGCGGTCTGCTGCCACCGGGTGAGTGGTGGGTGACCGACCCGGTGGAGGGAAACATCAATCACGCGCACGGTCTCCCGGACTGGGGCGTCACCGCGACCCTGGTCCGCGACAACGTCCCGGTCGCCACCGCTGTCCACCTGCCGCTCACCGACGAGACCTACGTGGCTGCGGTCGGCCATGGCGCCCGCGTCAACGGCCGGCCCCTGGTGCCGTCGGCGAAGCGCGAGCTCAATGCGGCGATGGTCGGCACCGGCCAGGCAGCCCCCGGCGAGTCGGCCGCGACGTTCGACCGCATCGGCACGTCCGTGACCGTGATGCTCAACCGGAGCATGGTGCTCCGGGTCTCCGTGCCGGCAACCCTCCAGCTGCTCCAGGTGGCTGCCGGGCGGATGGATGCGTTCTGGCAGTTCAGCCAGGTGCGCTCCGGGCTGCTCGCCGGTGCGCTGATCGTCGCCGAGGCCGGGGGAGTCGTGTCGGACACCCGCGGCCGGCCGTGGGACCTCGGGAGCCCGGACTTCCTGGCGACCACGACCCACCTACACGAAGCGGCCGTTGCCGCCCTGTCCACCGTGGACCGGATCTCGTACGACGACCGACCGACCCCTACCTGA
- a CDS encoding amidase: MEIWQLTATEVAGAVRTGVVSAEEVTRSALDRVAAVNPAVNALVEIREEAIEEARHADELRRRGEPVGTLHGLPVTSKMNTNVEGLPTTDAVAAYADHVAPETDPQVASLLCAGAILIGRTNCPPFATRWTTESDLYGATINPLAPGVTPGGSSGGAAAAVATGMGVLAQGNDIGGSLRYPAACCGVIGLRPSPGRIPGWAGPVAFDPPMAYQAFVEQGPIARTVADVRLGLTAMEAYDPRDPRAVASVSRIPAGSGLPRVGVLTDPGGGGLRGSSTPASVAATRRAAAWLAEAGYEVEEVEQPIFGDASRLWWELALTEFAIAVRAEVARVGEPGYRRFFDYMYNVYEQEFGDVDLSQFVAGWAKRGRLRREISVFMDRYPLILTPVSGEPPFPMGADAESVDRLAEIMSHQWPSMSVPTLGLPALGMPAELPADAAPLGVQIVGRPFEDEAVLTAGEVVEARLGLSRPVDPRQGDR, from the coding sequence ATGGAGATCTGGCAGCTCACAGCGACCGAGGTCGCCGGTGCCGTTCGTACCGGCGTCGTTTCCGCGGAGGAGGTCACGCGGTCAGCTCTCGACCGGGTGGCTGCCGTGAACCCCGCGGTCAACGCCCTGGTCGAGATCCGCGAGGAGGCGATCGAGGAAGCTCGTCACGCGGACGAGCTCCGCAGGCGTGGTGAGCCGGTCGGGACGCTGCACGGGTTGCCGGTGACCTCCAAGATGAACACCAACGTAGAGGGCCTGCCGACGACCGACGCGGTCGCGGCCTACGCGGACCACGTCGCCCCCGAGACCGACCCTCAGGTGGCGAGCCTGCTCTGTGCCGGCGCCATCCTGATCGGTCGCACGAACTGCCCGCCGTTCGCCACTCGTTGGACGACGGAGAGCGATCTCTACGGCGCCACGATCAACCCGCTTGCTCCAGGAGTCACGCCCGGCGGGTCGAGCGGTGGTGCCGCGGCGGCGGTGGCCACAGGGATGGGGGTCCTGGCGCAGGGCAATGACATCGGCGGCTCGCTGCGCTATCCGGCGGCGTGCTGCGGTGTCATTGGCCTGCGCCCAAGCCCCGGGCGGATCCCGGGCTGGGCCGGGCCGGTCGCGTTCGACCCCCCGATGGCCTACCAGGCGTTCGTCGAGCAAGGGCCGATCGCCCGCACCGTCGCCGACGTCCGTCTGGGGTTGACCGCGATGGAGGCGTACGACCCCCGGGACCCCCGCGCGGTCGCCAGCGTCAGCCGCATCCCGGCCGGCTCCGGCCTGCCGCGGGTAGGTGTCCTCACCGACCCGGGTGGCGGCGGCCTCCGCGGATCGTCGACACCAGCGAGTGTGGCCGCCACCCGCCGCGCCGCCGCGTGGTTGGCTGAGGCCGGCTACGAGGTCGAGGAGGTCGAGCAACCGATCTTCGGTGACGCCTCTCGTCTGTGGTGGGAGCTGGCGCTGACGGAGTTCGCGATCGCGGTCCGGGCGGAGGTCGCGCGGGTCGGCGAACCAGGCTACCGACGCTTCTTCGACTACATGTACAACGTCTACGAGCAGGAGTTCGGTGATGTCGACCTGTCGCAGTTCGTCGCCGGCTGGGCGAAGCGCGGCAGGCTGCGCCGGGAGATCTCGGTGTTCATGGATCGCTATCCGCTGATCCTCACACCGGTGTCGGGCGAACCGCCGTTCCCGATGGGGGCGGACGCGGAGAGCGTGGACCGGCTGGCGGAGATCATGAGCCATCAGTGGCCGTCGATGTCCGTGCCGACCCTCGGTCTGCCGGCTCTCGGCATGCCGGCCGAGCTTCCGGCCGACGCTGCCCCGCTGGGCGTGCAGATCGTCGGCCGGCCGTTCGAGGACGAGGCGGTGCTCACTGCCGGCGAGGTCGTCGAGGCCCGGCTCGGGCTCTCGCGTCCCGTGGATCCCCGGCAGGGAGACCGCTGA